The sequence GCTTTAGCGGTATATGCCCGCCCACGGTTAAGGAAAGCCATCCGGCTTGTCCGAAATTACTCCCGCATTCTTGGGTTACGTGAGGTCTTCGAACGACCCGATCCTCTGGTTGCGGAATTTGGTTTGAATTCGAAGAGAGGCATACATGGCCAATACAACTTCGGCGAAAAAGGCGACCCGCAAGATCGCTCGCCGTACCGCAGTCAACAAGGCTCGCCGTTCGCGCGTTCGTGGCTTCATCCGCAAGGTCGAGGAAGCAATCGCTACCGGTGATCTCGCAGTCGCTACCGAAGCTCTGAAGGCTGCTCAGCCGGAGATCCAGCGCGCCGCGACCAAGGGCGTTCTGCACGGCAACACGGCATCCCGCAAGGTGTCGCGTCTCGCACAGCGCGTGAAGGCTCTTTCCGCCTAATCCGGCTAATCACAAATAATTATTCAAAAAGCCTGGTCTTTTGACCGGGCTTTTTCTGATTCTAACCGCATGTTAATCTTTCCTACCGTA comes from Rhizobium rhizogenes and encodes:
- the rpsT gene encoding 30S ribosomal protein S20; its protein translation is MANTTSAKKATRKIARRTAVNKARRSRVRGFIRKVEEAIATGDLAVATEALKAAQPEIQRAATKGVLHGNTASRKVSRLAQRVKALSA